The genomic region AAGGAGTTTGCTAATCACCTTCAAAACGAATTCGTCAATATTACAAGTCAACTGGATGTTTTGGTAGATATCTTAATAAGAGATGGAAATTCAGTTTTGACCCGCGAATGGTTCAATAAACTCTATGACAAAGAATTAAAGCTGTTAAAAGATAGTCTGAAACAATTTAAAGAGGCAATTGATGGTAAAAAATCTGATATTGATCCATCACGATTACGTGATTACAGAGTCTACTCTGCCTGCATAAAGACTGCTTATATCAATGACAGAGGAAATAACCAGGAAAACAAAATCACCAAGGATGAGCAATCAATTTTAGTCACACTTTCAAAAGAACTGGAACTGTCTCAAGAAGAAGTCAAATTAATAAACTATTCAATCCTCCCCTTTGAAAAAGTTGATATTGAAGAAATTATAAATTACTTAAGAAATCTAGGGATTCTTTTTTATTCTAAAAAAAGTCGCATAATATATATTCCTGACGAAGTCATTGGTATCCTCAGGAAACTACGAAGGAAGGAAGTAGCAGATAAATACCTTCGAAGAGTCCTTCGACTGTTGAAAGAACCACAAATAAATAATGTTTGCAGAAAGCATACTATTAATATTAAATTAGATAAAGAAGAGAAAATAAAGAAAATCATTAAGGAAGGAATCTCATTTACATCAATTCTTTTACAGGATATTTTTAAAGATAACACCTCTTTGACCGAGAAAAAGAATTTCTTTAACGATCTGGTTAATAGTGGACTAAACATCACGCCGAATCTAAAAGGTGTTACAATTGAAGAAAAGATCAATAATCTGATTACCCATTTCGAAATGATGGACAAAGATGATAAGATCGGAATTACTCTTGATGGTTATAATAAGCTACTTATTGATTTGGGTTCCTTCCAGCCAAAACTAAACGTTATCATTAAAGAAGTTTTTGAACTTGAAGAAGAAAATGCATTGATAGGAGATTTTTTACTTGAATTAGGTGTAAAGCCAAGTGATATCATCGATTTATTATCTGAGGAAGACCTGGGAAAGTTCTGTAAAGACCGGAATATTAAGACTAGAGGAAATATCCTTCAAAATATTATAGAGGCATATAAAGACACTGAAAACATCCTTCTGGATAACTACGTAAATATTGGGTATCGTAATTACAATGCTTTAAAAGAGAATGGTATAAATATCAAAGAAAGTGAAATTGGAATTAAATTTGAGGTGTTGACGAAAACAATCCTTAGTAAACTTGGATTCCATATAGATGAGAAGCTTCGTAAAAAATTAAACACTTCTAAGGATAAGGTTGATATCATTATTAATCTGGGAAATGGAGATATCATAGTTGTTGAATGTAAGACAGTAAAAGAAAGTGGATATAATAAATTCAGTTCAGTATCAAGGCAATTAAAATCTTACTTCAAACTTGCAAATAACCAGGGACTTAAAGTCGTCAAGTCATTACTTATTGCCCCGGATTTCACAGATGAGTTTGTCGCAGATTGTGAACTGGAATACGAATTGAACCTTTCATTGATTACTGCCAATTCTTTATTATGTATTCTGAAAGGTTTCCAGAAGTCGAGGCATACTGTCTTACCATACAATTTATTAATGCGTGATGTATTATTAAAAGAGGATAGAATTCTAAAAGCTATTGAAAAATAGCAAAAAGCAGTATTTAGTACTTTTCTGAGATACTGTTAACGAATCACTCCCGCTGACTTTAAATGGCACCTAGAAAATATTCTTTTCAAATAAATACTTATCAATATGAATGAGGAAATAGTTTATTCGCTTAATAAAACCGATATGCAGACGGTTGCCCTTGAAGAATTAAACAGGGAATTAACTGATAAAGAAATTGAAGAAATCAAAGATAAAATTGCTGAAAATATAAATTGGTTTGATGCAATATCTGATGCAATAAAAGAAAAATTAAAAAAATAGTAAACGAAAAATGAGACTGGGAAAAGCTGGTAATTTTCAATTCCTCTGATCAGTCCTAGCTTTGATAAGGTTTTTAAAACTTTGAACTGACAAACTTCAACTTTGAACTTTGAACTTTGAACTTTGAACTAATTGTAGCCCTCACTCTCTCACCACCTTCCTCTGGTAATACTTGCCATTCGTAGATAGCGAAACAATATAAATCCCCGGTGCCAGGCCGGAAACATTGATATTTTTCCCATTAAACGGCACCGATTTGAGCACCACATTTCCCATCATATCAATCACTTCCAAACTATCGCAATTATCCGGGAAATCAGCCGGCAACATCAGTTTATCGCCGGTTGGATTGGGGAACAGGCGGATGATATTTACTTTCACAGGCTCGAATATATCATTGGCATAAGAGGCATACAACCATTTGTAGGCCTCGCCGAAATCCTCGCTCCAGAGGCTCTCGTTATGCTGCCCGCCGGGAATGACCGTCAGGCTGATTTCATCTTCCATAAAACCAACCAGCAACAGTGAATCCTGCATATCCATCATGTCGTTAATCGTCCCCTGCCCTTCACTGCCGCCGCACATCAGGTAAATCCGCATGGCATCCTGGCGGCCCACTCCACGGGTAAATGACCAGACGCTGTCGGAATACCAGAAAGATGGTGAGAATATGCCGGCCTTGCTGAAAACATCCTGGTACTTCAACGCGCCGTAATGAGAGATCAACCCGCCCAGGGAACTGCCCATAATGCCGGTGTATTCCCGGCCTGGAAGGGTACGGTAATTCAAATCAATATATGGTTTTAGGGTTTGTACGATAAATTCCATATACAGGTCGCCATCGCCGCCACCATAAAGCGGGTGTGCCCAGGGGGTGTATTCGGCAATCCTTAAGTCTCCCCCGTTTTCAATGCCAACGACAATAGGGACATTATAGCCTTGCTGGTACAATGTATTCAGGGTTTCGTCGACCTGCCACTCACCGGCAAAAGATGTGGAATCGTCGAACAAGTTTTGCCCGTCATGCATGTAAAGAACCGGGTAATTCATCCCGGAAGTCTCATAATCGGGCGGCAGGTAAAGCCAGATCCGCCGTGTCCGGCCAAGCTGCGGCATCTCAAAGTCATCATCCATGATATAGACATTATCGGCAGCCGTACTCCCTACCCCACTGCCCTGCGCCCAGTTGTAAATGATAATATCAACAGTGTCCCCATTTCCGTACGTGAACAACCTATTATTCAATTCTTCGCCCTGGGGTCCTTTTTCGACGGTTTCCCAGCTTCCCCGGGTGAACTTGAACTGGATCACCGTACCTTCCGTCGCTGCAGCCAATGTTATAAACCATTTCTGGTCTTCATTCTTTGCAAGAACATATCCGGCATCACCGGGGTCCCAGCCATTAAAATTCCCGGCAATGTAGAGATAGTCCTCCGGCGTAGTATAAGCAGGAAGGGAATCAATTACGAAAGTCACCTGGGAATGCACCAAGCCAGGGAGTGATAGTAAAAATAACAAAAGGAGCTTTTTCATAAGTGTCATAAAGTTGTCATAAAGTGGTCATATGGTTGTCATAAAGTGGTCATTAAGTGGTGTTCCTACAGTCTTACAGTCTTACAGTCCTACCGTCTTACAGTCTTACAGTCTTACAGTCTTACAGTCTTACAGTCCTACCGTCCTACCGTCCTACCTGCGATCTTCTCCAAAAACCCCTCCGGAATCCGCACCGGACGCCGCAGATCGTAATCGAAAGCCACCAACCCGGTGCTGCCGGTAAAAACGACCGCATCATCACTGAGCCTTCTGACAGTATAGAGCATTTCAAAAGAAGAACTGCCTACATTTTCTATACCCACATCCACGGTCAATACGTCATGAAGGTAAACCTCTTTTCTG from Bacteroidales bacterium harbors:
- a CDS encoding alpha/beta hydrolase-fold protein, which encodes MKKLLLLFLLSLPGLVHSQVTFVIDSLPAYTTPEDYLYIAGNFNGWDPGDAGYVLAKNEDQKWFITLAAATEGTVIQFKFTRGSWETVEKGPQGEELNNRLFTYGNGDTVDIIIYNWAQGSGVGSTAADNVYIMDDDFEMPQLGRTRRIWLYLPPDYETSGMNYPVLYMHDGQNLFDDSTSFAGEWQVDETLNTLYQQGYNVPIVVGIENGGDLRIAEYTPWAHPLYGGGDGDLYMEFIVQTLKPYIDLNYRTLPGREYTGIMGSSLGGLISHYGALKYQDVFSKAGIFSPSFWYSDSVWSFTRGVGRQDAMRIYLMCGGSEGQGTINDMMDMQDSLLLVGFMEDEISLTVIPGGQHNESLWSEDFGEAYKWLYASYANDIFEPVKVNIIRLFPNPTGDKLMLPADFPDNCDSLEVIDMMGNVVLKSVPFNGKNINVSGLAPGIYIVSLSTNGKYYQRKVVRE
- a CDS encoding acyl-CoA thioesterase, whose protein sequence is MGQHSDWITKENMTTLEIRVGDINYGGHMGNDKALLVFQDARIRFFESLGFSEKNIGGPGIIMRDAHVLFRKEVYLHDVLTVDVGIENVGSSSFEMLYTVRRLSDDAVVFTGSTGLVAFDYDLRRPVRIPEGFLEKIAGRTVGR